Proteins co-encoded in one Bacillus paramycoides genomic window:
- a CDS encoding Xaa-Pro dipeptidyl-peptidase yields MGKKKIATLSAILSLSITSGVSSTTAYADNKETNYINENDVKLNGKVSEALQSNTKIELENGMTKPIYSLDEAIIENLFVETEVDSDRDGKKDRVSVKVMRPKTDPNVKVPVIYEMSPYRAGLKDVPVYNVDEELYAYEGKPYGAVNLGSYGNYYVPRGYAVILGESIGTGKSEGCPTTGDEQEILGTKSVIDWVNGRAKAYTENGEEVKADWSTGNVGMTGVSYNGTLPNAVATTGVEGLKTIIPIAAISSWYDYYRANGAVIAPGGYQGEDTDNMAEAVLTRENPEVCGQVIKELTAGQDRKTGNYNDFWDKRNYVKDAKNVKASVFVVHGLNDWNVKTKQFVQWWEALGENDVPRKMWLHQGGHGGTSTNDWQRTQNEWFDYWLYGIENGIMNEPMVDVQRENKTWEKLKNWPDPAAVPSKIRMFLSNKAVNLPLSMGAVNKVFSFVDDAKMKSNQLVANPELEVANRLVYTMPVLQKDTRISGTPKISITGNIDRSVSNLTALLVDYGGTKPEIVTRGWMDPQNVKSIENSTAIQPGKDYTFTWDMQPDDYVFKAGHQIGVVLIASDYDYTIRPKAGTNLTVKLSEVALPIVK; encoded by the coding sequence ATGGGGAAAAAGAAAATAGCAACATTATCAGCAATATTATCTTTATCAATTACATCAGGAGTTTCTAGCACGACTGCGTATGCAGACAATAAAGAAACAAACTACATAAATGAGAATGACGTGAAGTTAAATGGAAAAGTTTCAGAGGCGTTACAATCAAACACGAAAATTGAATTAGAAAATGGGATGACAAAACCGATTTATTCGCTTGATGAAGCAATTATTGAAAATTTATTTGTAGAAACGGAAGTAGATAGTGATCGAGATGGAAAAAAGGATCGTGTATCGGTAAAAGTTATGCGTCCAAAAACTGATCCAAATGTGAAAGTTCCTGTTATATATGAAATGAGTCCATATCGAGCTGGTTTAAAAGATGTTCCTGTATATAACGTAGATGAAGAATTGTATGCGTATGAAGGGAAACCGTATGGAGCTGTTAATCTTGGTTCGTATGGAAATTATTATGTACCAAGAGGCTATGCAGTCATTTTAGGTGAAAGTATTGGAACTGGGAAATCAGAAGGGTGTCCGACGACTGGGGATGAGCAAGAAATATTAGGGACGAAATCTGTAATTGATTGGGTAAATGGACGTGCGAAAGCATATACAGAAAATGGTGAGGAAGTTAAAGCTGATTGGTCAACGGGAAATGTCGGTATGACAGGAGTCTCTTATAATGGTACGTTACCGAATGCTGTTGCGACGACTGGTGTTGAAGGGTTAAAAACAATTATTCCAATCGCAGCGATTAGTAGTTGGTATGATTATTATCGTGCAAACGGTGCAGTCATTGCACCAGGTGGATATCAAGGAGAAGATACGGATAATATGGCAGAAGCAGTATTAACGAGGGAAAACCCTGAAGTTTGCGGACAAGTAATAAAAGAGCTAACAGCTGGACAGGACCGGAAAACTGGTAATTATAATGATTTTTGGGATAAACGAAATTATGTAAAAGATGCTAAAAACGTAAAAGCGAGTGTATTTGTTGTTCATGGTTTAAATGATTGGAATGTAAAGACGAAGCAGTTCGTGCAATGGTGGGAAGCACTTGGAGAGAATGATGTCCCTCGAAAAATGTGGTTACATCAAGGTGGACACGGTGGAACATCAACGAATGACTGGCAAAGAACACAAAATGAATGGTTCGATTACTGGTTGTATGGAATTGAAAATGGGATTATGAATGAGCCAATGGTTGATGTACAACGTGAAAATAAAACATGGGAAAAATTAAAAAACTGGCCAGATCCAGCAGCTGTACCGTCAAAAATTCGAATGTTTTTAAGTAACAAAGCAGTTAATTTACCATTGAGCATGGGGGCTGTTAATAAGGTGTTTTCATTCGTAGATGATGCAAAAATGAAATCAAATCAATTAGTAGCAAACCCAGAATTAGAAGTAGCCAATCGATTAGTGTATACAATGCCTGTACTGCAAAAAGATACGCGTATAAGTGGTACACCAAAGATTTCAATTACGGGAAATATTGATCGATCTGTATCAAATTTAACCGCTTTACTTGTTGATTATGGAGGAACAAAGCCTGAAATCGTAACGAGAGGCTGGATGGATCCACAAAACGTAAAGAGTATAGAAAATTCAACGGCGATTCAACCGGGCAAAGATTATACATTTACATGGGATATGCAGCCAGATGATTATGTATTTAAAGCTGGGCATCAAATAGGGGTCGTTTTAATTGCTAGCGACTATGATTATACAATTAGACCGAAAGCGGGCACGAATCTTACAGTAAAATTAAGTGAAGTAGCATTGCCAATTGTGAAATAA
- a CDS encoding response regulator transcription factor, whose translation MKVLIADDEQDMLRILKAYFEKEGFEVFLAKDGEEALQIFYDEKIDLAILDWMMPKHSGITVCQEIKKNSSVKVLMLTAKSESEDELAALQSGADEYVKKPFHPGVLITRAKKLIQHDDVIQVQDLKIDFTKNKVYKNDKELDITKTELELIKCFLNHKGMILTRKKLLDIVWGFDYFGEERTVDTHVRRLRKKVGENIIKTHRGLGYSLEEQSE comes from the coding sequence ATGAAAGTATTAATCGCAGATGATGAACAAGATATGCTAAGGATTTTAAAAGCTTATTTTGAGAAAGAAGGCTTCGAAGTTTTCTTAGCGAAAGATGGAGAAGAAGCACTTCAAATATTTTATGATGAAAAAATTGATTTAGCTATTTTAGATTGGATGATGCCGAAACATAGCGGTATTACTGTTTGTCAGGAAATAAAGAAAAACTCAAGCGTAAAAGTATTAATGCTCACGGCGAAAAGTGAAAGCGAAGATGAATTAGCAGCTCTTCAAAGCGGGGCAGATGAGTACGTAAAAAAACCATTTCATCCAGGTGTACTCATTACTCGAGCGAAAAAGCTAATACAGCACGATGATGTCATTCAAGTTCAAGATTTGAAAATTGATTTTACGAAAAATAAAGTTTATAAAAATGACAAAGAATTAGATATTACAAAAACAGAGCTAGAATTAATAAAATGTTTTTTAAATCATAAAGGGATGATTTTAACTCGTAAAAAATTGTTAGATATCGTATGGGGATTTGACTATTTTGGAGAAGAGCGAACTGTTGATACACATGTAAGGAGATTACGAAAAAAAGTTGGAGAAAATATTATAAAGACGCACCGCGGGCTAGGATATAGTTTGGAGGAACAGAGTGAATAA
- a CDS encoding APC family permease produces the protein MSNHFNETISIKKGTALYVGAVLGSGILILPGMTASVAEGNAIVSWLVMISLSIPLAFTFAFLSIEYPSAGGMYIVKVFALSSYFTYVIALLILSISIGFNLYGLKMSGLFQVCIGILTFFILIVTIISSLPYIEMKNINIHIYMHEINPILNASLLIFWSFFGWEAIASLAPEFKTPRKRNIIFSTGFAIVIIGILYIGIALSVIGTKSYHINADNTTALVLVIKQTLGDQFAWIIGFVAFIICLGTTNAFIASMGRLGYSLGQEEVAPRYLAHINIKRETPTNAIKVVGCIAIIGLLISFVFQISIDNIVLIPNSLGIITYIIGTAAGMKLIKNKLGKGFSIVAFTSCIVVYPFIGGVILIPLAVSFICLCYLRFSNRR, from the coding sequence ATGTCTAATCATTTTAATGAAACAATTTCTATTAAAAAAGGGACAGCTTTATACGTCGGAGCGGTTTTAGGATCAGGAATTCTTATATTACCTGGTATGACAGCAAGTGTAGCAGAAGGGAATGCAATTGTTTCGTGGCTTGTTATGATTTCACTTAGTATTCCACTTGCATTCACATTTGCTTTTTTATCAATTGAATATCCAAGTGCTGGTGGCATGTATATAGTGAAAGTGTTTGCTTTATCATCATATTTTACGTACGTTATAGCGCTACTTATTTTAAGTATTTCAATTGGTTTCAATTTATACGGTTTAAAAATGAGTGGTTTGTTTCAAGTATGTATTGGTATATTAACTTTTTTTATTTTAATCGTAACTATTATTAGTTCGCTACCTTATATTGAAATGAAAAATATAAATATACATATTTATATGCATGAAATAAACCCAATTTTAAATGCATCATTATTAATTTTTTGGTCATTTTTCGGGTGGGAAGCTATTGCAAGTTTAGCTCCAGAATTTAAAACACCTAGAAAAAGGAATATTATTTTTTCTACAGGATTTGCGATTGTTATTATTGGAATTTTATATATTGGTATTGCATTATCAGTAATTGGAACGAAGTCCTATCATATAAACGCTGATAATACTACAGCATTAGTGCTTGTAATCAAGCAAACATTAGGCGACCAATTTGCATGGATAATTGGATTTGTAGCTTTTATCATTTGTTTAGGGACGACAAATGCATTTATTGCAAGTATGGGACGCTTAGGTTATTCATTAGGGCAGGAAGAAGTTGCGCCACGTTATTTAGCACATATTAATATAAAAAGAGAAACACCAACAAATGCAATAAAAGTTGTAGGTTGTATTGCAATAATTGGTCTGCTAATAAGTTTCGTTTTTCAAATTAGTATAGATAACATCGTATTAATACCAAACTCATTAGGAATTATTACATATATAATTGGTACTGCGGCCGGAATGAAATTAATAAAAAATAAGTTAGGAAAAGGTTTTTCTATAGTAGCTTTTACAAGTTGTATAGTGGTTTATCCCTTTATAGGGGGAGTAATACTTATTCCATTGGCGGTATCATTCATATGTTTATGCTATTTGCGGTTTAGTAACAGAAGATAA
- a CDS encoding WecB/TagA/CpsF family glycosyltransferase, with protein MDHQLIKGIPFSTLEYAKAISLLKGWLHEKQEKPRFVVTANPEIVMSAKENTAKSKQFKKILLSADLITADGIGVIIGSKMLKGTLKERVTGADITHELIKHCNENGYHVFLFGAAPESNKKAIEKLNEQFPGAQFKGQHGFVNGEEIEEIKMKIKQFKPDLLLVGLGSPKQEEFIYENLQTLNIPLSIGIGGMIDILSGTVKRAPKIMRDTGTEWLYRLLSQPKRLKRQLVLPKFLLSVMSERIKGSN; from the coding sequence GTGGATCACCAACTTATAAAGGGAATACCTTTTTCAACTTTAGAATATGCAAAAGCTATAAGTTTATTAAAAGGTTGGCTACATGAAAAACAAGAAAAACCAAGATTTGTAGTAACTGCAAATCCTGAAATTGTTATGTCTGCAAAGGAAAACACGGCTAAATCAAAACAATTTAAAAAGATATTACTTTCTGCAGATTTAATAACAGCAGATGGGATTGGCGTCATAATTGGCTCAAAAATGTTAAAGGGAACTTTGAAAGAACGTGTTACTGGGGCAGATATCACTCACGAATTAATAAAGCATTGTAATGAAAATGGATATCATGTCTTTCTTTTTGGAGCTGCTCCAGAAAGTAATAAAAAGGCAATAGAAAAATTAAATGAGCAGTTCCCAGGAGCACAGTTTAAAGGACAGCATGGATTTGTAAATGGCGAAGAAATAGAAGAAATAAAAATGAAAATTAAGCAATTCAAGCCGGACTTACTGTTAGTAGGACTAGGCTCACCCAAACAAGAAGAATTCATCTATGAAAACCTACAAACATTAAACATTCCGCTATCTATAGGTATCGGAGGTATGATTGATATATTATCTGGTACTGTAAAAAGAGCACCGAAAATTATGAGGGATACAGGAACTGAATGGTTATATAGATTACTCTCACAGCCAAAAAGATTAAAGAGACAACTTGTACTTCCGAAATTTTTATTGTCGGTTATGTCTGAAAGAATTAAAGGGAGTAATTAA
- a CDS encoding M3 family metallopeptidase has translation MYEISKWDLDRLYSNTDIIFPILELKEQYMVKKDVEILSKLIQAIEKAEYYLYCRSAEKSIASDITRLTVKVKELKSEVQQVIQQSEVEITDNTRLIKDELNAWENMYIQLRDRIEIEHNNKQLSFGQANHIAMNSDNEKERLEVFESLTFALHKEKEIFATVLNQIGRLRNTKSNEIEESEILTGSLHANGISETVLLQMWNETEENLDKLVSALNVYKKGKASITWHELMTVKEDNEVSIPFSVAVQNIYDALKNIDEELAEFARNAIESGWVDAEPRENKPPGGFCAPFFSEKESRISMRYDGSIDSVRVLAHEIGHAWHFYNMSFEQSSSFLDDYLPMSTAESASIFFETVLINYLIQTTDSIDMKKSLLSWKIRNCFNYVMAIRASFEFEKNFYEKCKDSPLSADQIEKLSIAAQEKAYGNSLSEYQPFVWMKYVQFYIADVPFYNYPYTFGYLVSFSLLEIAKESKSTFHLKYKEFLRETGKAPVKELMTKHFEIDITRYEFWDKAFKQISIDIDEYLRLI, from the coding sequence ATGTATGAAATTTCTAAGTGGGATTTGGATCGATTGTATTCGAATACGGATATTATATTTCCAATATTAGAGTTAAAAGAACAATATATGGTGAAAAAGGATGTAGAAATCCTGTCAAAACTCATACAAGCTATTGAAAAAGCAGAATACTATTTGTACTGTCGATCGGCTGAAAAAAGTATTGCATCGGATATTACTAGATTGACTGTGAAAGTAAAGGAATTAAAAAGTGAAGTGCAGCAAGTAATACAACAAAGTGAAGTGGAGATTACCGATAATACTAGGCTAATAAAAGATGAACTTAATGCTTGGGAAAATATGTATATACAATTAAGGGATAGGATAGAAATAGAGCACAATAATAAGCAATTATCATTTGGACAAGCAAATCATATTGCAATGAATAGTGATAATGAAAAGGAAAGACTAGAAGTATTTGAGTCATTAACGTTTGCTTTACATAAGGAAAAAGAAATTTTTGCTACTGTATTAAATCAAATAGGAAGATTGCGTAATACGAAGAGTAATGAAATAGAAGAAAGTGAGATTTTAACAGGTTCTCTTCATGCGAATGGCATTTCTGAAACTGTATTATTGCAAATGTGGAATGAGACAGAAGAAAACCTAGATAAATTAGTAAGTGCTTTAAACGTGTATAAAAAAGGAAAAGCTTCGATAACATGGCATGAACTTATGACAGTAAAGGAAGATAATGAGGTTAGTATTCCTTTTTCAGTAGCAGTACAAAACATATACGATGCATTAAAAAATATAGATGAAGAATTAGCAGAATTTGCACGTAATGCGATAGAAAGTGGTTGGGTAGATGCGGAACCGAGAGAGAATAAACCACCAGGTGGATTTTGTGCACCTTTTTTCAGTGAGAAAGAATCACGAATCTCTATGCGTTATGACGGAAGTATCGATAGTGTAAGAGTACTTGCCCACGAAATAGGACATGCTTGGCATTTTTATAATATGAGTTTTGAACAATCCTCTTCTTTTTTAGATGATTATTTGCCAATGAGTACGGCTGAATCAGCGTCTATTTTCTTTGAAACCGTGCTTATAAATTATCTAATTCAAACAACAGATAGTATAGATATGAAAAAGTCATTGCTTAGCTGGAAAATAAGAAACTGTTTTAATTATGTAATGGCAATTCGAGCATCGTTCGAATTTGAGAAGAACTTTTATGAAAAATGTAAAGATAGTCCTTTAAGTGCTGATCAAATAGAGAAATTATCTATAGCAGCGCAAGAAAAAGCATACGGGAATTCATTATCAGAATATCAGCCGTTTGTTTGGATGAAATATGTTCAGTTTTATATAGCAGATGTTCCTTTTTATAATTATCCATACACATTTGGATATTTAGTTAGTTTTAGTTTATTAGAAATAGCTAAAGAAAGTAAAAGTACTTTTCACTTGAAATATAAAGAGTTTTTACGAGAAACTGGAAAGGCTCCAGTGAAAGAGCTTATGACAAAACATTTTGAAATAGATATAACAAGATATGAATTTTGGGATAAAGCTTTTAAACAAATTTCTATAGATATTGATGAATATTTGAGGCTTATATAA
- a CDS encoding class I SAM-dependent methyltransferase: protein MFSFYSSLCTELYDYTKPVGYSLNGDIEYYEERLKNCRGRILEAAVGSGRVIIPLLEAGFTVDGIDYSPEMLESCRIRCKERGVHPNLYEGSLQQFSLPHKYEAIIIPTGSFCLIENRENSINALKCFYEHLNPGGRLIVDIMLPHDWKTGEIHTSTFSLPNGDGIKLENKSIEIDWLNQTTLSYLKYEKWSKGQLVQTELQRFAVRWYGIEEFKLLLESIGFSNITCSADYVFEKKPSNANQMFTFEAVRKEK from the coding sequence ATGTTTAGTTTTTATAGTTCACTTTGCACGGAACTTTATGATTACACAAAGCCTGTCGGTTATTCTTTAAATGGTGATATTGAGTATTACGAAGAACGTTTGAAAAATTGTAGAGGTAGAATTCTCGAAGCAGCAGTAGGATCAGGGCGTGTCATCATCCCACTTCTTGAGGCTGGTTTTACAGTTGATGGGATTGACTATTCACCTGAAATGCTAGAATCGTGCCGTATAAGATGCAAAGAGAGAGGCGTACACCCTAATTTATATGAAGGAAGCTTACAACAATTTTCACTTCCGCATAAATATGAGGCAATTATCATTCCTACTGGTTCTTTTTGCTTAATTGAAAATCGTGAGAATTCTATAAATGCATTGAAATGTTTTTATGAACACCTTAATCCAGGTGGACGATTAATCGTAGATATTATGCTTCCACATGACTGGAAGACGGGAGAGATTCATACATCGACTTTTTCTTTGCCAAATGGAGATGGAATTAAATTAGAAAATAAATCAATTGAAATAGATTGGCTGAATCAAACTACTCTATCATATTTAAAATATGAAAAATGGAGTAAAGGGCAGTTAGTACAAACGGAATTGCAACGCTTTGCGGTGCGCTGGTATGGAATAGAAGAGTTTAAACTTCTTTTAGAAAGTATTGGTTTCTCTAACATTACTTGCTCTGCTGACTATGTTTTCGAAAAAAAACCGTCAAATGCAAATCAAATGTTTACTTTTGAAGCAGTGCGAAAAGAAAAATAA
- a CDS encoding GNAT family N-acetyltransferase — protein MKDIHIQQIEDLMIYESDYLVQESKDEGFNFLIKLISDYENKINTFNKTGECLYGIFQEERLIGIGGLNEDPYTENNKIGRLRRFYIAKDYRRIGLGKLLLNQLLSHAEKYFKVVVLHTDTKQGDVFYTANGFVKREVYKGSSHYKIL, from the coding sequence TTGAAAGATATACATATTCAACAAATTGAAGATTTAATGATATACGAATCCGATTATCTTGTTCAGGAAAGCAAAGATGAAGGATTTAATTTCCTAATAAAACTAATAAGTGATTATGAAAATAAAATAAACACATTTAATAAAACTGGAGAATGTTTATATGGTATTTTTCAAGAGGAAAGGTTAATTGGAATAGGAGGGCTAAATGAGGATCCGTATACAGAAAATAATAAGATTGGCCGATTAAGGCGATTTTATATTGCAAAGGACTATCGTCGTATAGGGCTAGGGAAGTTGTTATTAAACCAATTATTATCTCATGCAGAAAAGTATTTTAAAGTGGTGGTTTTACATACAGATACGAAACAAGGTGATGTATTTTATACTGCAAATGGATTTGTGAAGAGAGAAGTATATAAAGGATCTAGTCACTATAAAATATTGTAG
- a CDS encoding sensor histidine kinase, whose product MNKLGKKLFLSISLTVILIFTISLLLINYLLPKYNIYKTRESLEGITAQIQSIPREQLDEAITSIENEGNVTIAYTSIKDSEDHINDELRMQLTKKRVALNKIWITKEEIMKVKNFGHSNKIYDQEKIKSSFFVKYMAKDDMLILVGVSIAHSNEIIKTLNSFYLFILGITIFLIIVLVWILSKTITTPLKELSDVAEDISRLQFKKTKVKTNDEIGDLATSINIMSEKLHEAHQDLTDRNEHLKRFMGDVTHELKTPIALVKAYSMGIKDGLDDGTYIDTIIKQSDHISNLIEELLRFSKLERDVLQKEEFSIKSLVQSILDKHKIELESKEIDLHVNYNVGDAIIYADINKMRMVFQNLISNAIKYTANQHIKITLEVRNESVYFQIQNGMNAEQMKDIDKIWEPFYVLESSRSKDHSGTGLGLAIVKSILERHGFDYGVSTIEGEIQFYIHMKND is encoded by the coding sequence GTGAATAAACTTGGAAAAAAGCTATTTCTTAGTATATCTTTAACCGTTATTCTTATATTTACGATCTCTTTATTATTAATTAACTATCTTTTACCGAAATATAATATTTACAAAACACGAGAAAGCTTAGAAGGTATTACAGCGCAAATTCAGTCCATACCGAGAGAACAATTGGATGAAGCAATTACGAGCATTGAAAATGAGGGGAATGTTACGATTGCGTATACATCCATAAAAGACTCAGAAGATCATATTAATGATGAGTTACGTATGCAACTTACAAAAAAGAGAGTTGCCCTTAATAAAATTTGGATTACAAAAGAAGAAATAATGAAAGTAAAGAACTTCGGACATTCGAATAAAATATATGATCAAGAGAAAATCAAATCTAGCTTTTTTGTGAAATACATGGCGAAAGATGATATGTTGATTTTAGTAGGAGTTTCTATCGCACATTCGAATGAAATAATAAAAACGTTAAACTCATTTTATTTATTCATTTTAGGTATTACGATTTTTCTCATTATTGTACTTGTATGGATATTGTCAAAAACAATTACGACACCGCTGAAAGAATTAAGTGATGTCGCAGAAGATATTTCACGTTTACAGTTTAAAAAGACAAAAGTGAAAACGAATGATGAAATAGGAGACTTAGCTACTAGTATTAATATCATGAGTGAAAAACTACATGAAGCGCATCAAGATTTAACAGATCGAAACGAACATTTAAAACGATTTATGGGTGATGTGACCCATGAATTAAAAACTCCAATCGCGTTAGTGAAAGCATATTCTATGGGCATAAAAGATGGTCTAGATGATGGTACATACATAGATACAATCATTAAACAATCGGATCACATATCAAACCTAATTGAAGAGTTATTACGATTTTCTAAACTAGAAAGAGATGTGTTACAAAAAGAAGAATTCTCTATTAAATCACTAGTCCAAAGTATATTAGATAAGCATAAGATTGAACTGGAATCGAAAGAAATTGATTTGCATGTGAACTATAATGTTGGCGATGCAATTATTTATGCAGATATAAATAAAATGAGAATGGTGTTTCAAAATTTAATATCAAATGCGATAAAATATACAGCAAATCAACATATAAAAATTACTTTAGAAGTACGAAATGAAAGTGTATATTTTCAAATTCAAAATGGTATGAATGCGGAACAGATGAAAGATATCGATAAAATTTGGGAACCTTTTTACGTCCTAGAATCTTCTCGTAGTAAAGACCATTCCGGTACAGGACTAGGTTTAGCGATCGTGAAAAGTATTTTAGAAAGACATGGTTTTGACTATGGAGTTTCTACTATAGAGGGAGAGATACAATTTTATATTCATATGAAGAATGACTAA
- a CDS encoding Lrp/AsnC family transcriptional regulator, producing MDEIDKKITLLLQEDARMTITEMTDHLHLSRPSVTERLKRLQDAGIIEKYTARISLDIIGKSIQAFLRIENLKIPCKKFEEKIYEEQRILECHRVTGESSYYLKVAVHSMKELEELIDIVIPFGTVKTSMILSSPIPYRPVIIE from the coding sequence ATGGATGAAATCGATAAGAAAATAACCCTTTTATTACAAGAGGATGCCAGAATGACAATTACAGAAATGACTGATCACTTGCACCTCAGTCGCCCTAGTGTCACAGAAAGACTAAAAAGGTTACAAGATGCAGGAATAATTGAAAAGTATACAGCTCGAATATCACTTGATATAATTGGAAAATCAATTCAAGCATTTTTAAGAATCGAAAACTTAAAGATTCCATGCAAAAAATTTGAGGAGAAAATATACGAAGAACAAAGGATTCTTGAATGCCACCGAGTAACAGGTGAAAGTAGCTATTACTTAAAAGTGGCAGTTCACTCCATGAAGGAATTAGAGGAATTGATTGATATTGTTATACCATTTGGAACAGTTAAAACTTCTATGATTTTATCTTCACCAATACCATATCGACCAGTAATTATAGAATAG
- a CDS encoding alpha/beta hydrolase yields the protein MIKNNFKISNIPAVLWGDKSEKVFIAVHGNMSNKEDVVIQKLAEEANQKGYQVLSFDLPEHGERTNDNTACKVQVCVSELSIIMNYAKEHWKQVSVFACSIGAYFSLLAYQNDVIEKALFLSPVVNMERIIENMMKWFNVTPEFLQKEMTIETPIGQKLYWDYLCYVKEHPINTWNIDTYIMYGAKDELCEFEIINDFTKKHRCALEVMETGEHYFHTEEQLKIFEQWLQKLID from the coding sequence ATGATTAAAAATAATTTTAAAATTAGTAATATTCCTGCGGTTTTATGGGGAGATAAAAGTGAAAAAGTTTTTATTGCAGTACATGGAAATATGTCAAATAAGGAAGATGTAGTTATTCAAAAATTAGCTGAAGAAGCTAATCAAAAAGGTTATCAAGTATTAAGTTTTGATTTACCTGAGCATGGAGAAAGAACAAATGATAATACTGCTTGCAAAGTACAGGTTTGTGTTAGTGAATTATCTATAATTATGAATTACGCAAAAGAACATTGGAAACAAGTAAGTGTGTTTGCATGTAGTATCGGAGCTTATTTTAGCCTTTTAGCCTATCAAAATGATGTGATAGAAAAGGCATTATTTTTATCACCAGTAGTTAATATGGAACGAATTATCGAAAATATGATGAAATGGTTTAATGTAACACCAGAATTTTTGCAAAAAGAAATGACTATAGAGACACCTATTGGTCAAAAGTTATATTGGGATTATTTATGCTATGTAAAAGAACATCCTATTAATACATGGAATATAGATACATATATTATGTACGGAGCTAAGGATGAATTGTGTGAATTTGAAATTATTAACGATTTTACAAAAAAACATCGTTGTGCATTAGAAGTCATGGAGACAGGTGAACATTATTTTCATACTGAAGAACAGTTAAAGATATTTGAACAGTGGTTACAAAAGCTTATAGATTAA